The Erigeron canadensis isolate Cc75 chromosome 4, C_canadensis_v1, whole genome shotgun sequence genome window below encodes:
- the LOC122597336 gene encoding Werner Syndrome-like exonuclease, translating to MAFQFSSITFDSTSSKYRVNYDNKTIETTVTKKATVVSQWVREVMLAQANEPKVVVGLDVEWRPNTVSYLTNKSATLQLCIGTKCLILQLFYMDEIPHSLKNFLLNPRFTFVGVEVEKDIEKLKNEYGLDCAKNADIRAATIRKWPSMYYRKPGLKHLARDVVNLHMEKPLNVCRSNWDAQVLTEDQVHYACIDAYASYKIAHKLFLE from the coding sequence ATGGCTTTTCAATTTAGTAGCATAACCTTCGACTCGACATCCTCCAAGTACCGTGTTAACTACGACAACAAAACAATCGAGACAACGGTCACCAAAAAAGCCACCGTCGTTTCTCAATGGGTGAGAGAAGTCATGTTGGCTCAGGCTAATGAGCCCAAAGTTGTGGTGGGCTTGGACGTCGAATGGCGGCCCAATACAGTATCTTATTTGACTAATAAATCAGCTACTCTTCAACTATGCATTGGCACCAAGTGTCTAATCCTTCAACTATTTTACATGGATGAAATCCCACATTCtctaaaaaattttcttttgaacCCAAGGTTTACTTTTGTGGGtgttgaagttgaaaaagatATAGAAAAGCTTAAGAATGAGTATGGATTGGATTGTGCTAAAAATGCTGACATTCGAGCCGCGACAATAAGGAAATGGCCTTCTATGTACTATAGGAAACCAGGGTTGAAACATCTTGCAAGAGATGTAGTGAATCTTCATATGGAGAAGCCATTGAATGTGTGTAGGAGCAATTGGGATGCACAAGTGCTTACCGAAGATCAAGTGCACTATGCGTGTATCGATGCGTATGCTTCGTATAAGATCGCTCACAAGCTTTTTCTTGAATGA
- the LOC122597337 gene encoding BAG family molecular chaperone regulator 5, mitochondrial-like yields MKKGAINKNKHYSKPQQSTSSRRRVTWPKVVNSVPVRKQIFSKGLAALKIQKVFRGFLVRKSVNKISSVKNAVVKLEQRINNTEFINSIRKDDKERLRLNETIMSLLFKLDSVRGVDFGVRRTNNNETDTEASSQELMSKFNDRE; encoded by the exons atgaaaaagggtgcaatcaacaaaaacaaacactACTCCAAACCACAACAGTCGACGTCATCGAGACGAAGAGTGACGTGGCCGAAGGTAGTCAATTCTGTTCCGGTCCGTAAACAGATATTTTCAAAAGGTTTAGCAGCGCTTAAAATTCAGAAAGTATTCAGAGGCTTTCTTGTGAGAAAAAGCGTCAATAAAATATCTTCAGTCAAAAACGCGGTTGTCAAACTTGAACAAAGGATTAACAACACGGAATTTATAAATTCGATTCGTAAAGATGACAAGGAGAGATTAAGGTTAAATGAAACCATTATGTCTCTTCTTTTTAAATTAGATTCTGTTCGCGGTGTTGATTTTGGG gtCAGGAGGACTAACAACAACGAAACAGATACCGAGGCTTCTTCTCAAGAATTAATGAGCAAATTTAATGATAGAGAGTGA